The genomic window TCAAATTCAGAAATTCTATCAACCTCATCTCCAAATAACTCAATTCTTATGGGATTTTCTACATTAAGAGGAAAAATATCCAAAATATCCCCTCTTTTAGAAAATTCCATCTTATTTTCAATAATATAATTTTTTGAATACCCACTATTTATTAATTTTTCTTCAATAGGTTTTAGATTTATCTCTTTTCCAACTTCAAAAGATAAAACTTCCCCACTATCTGTATATTTTTCAAGTATTCCTTGTAGTGATATAAGAATAATAAAATCTTTATGATTTTTTAAAATTTCCAAAAGATTATAATTCTTATTTAGAGTATCAAACTCATCATAAAAATCATCTATCATAAGAATATTGCCTTTATAAAAATCTTTTAAAGTATAATAGTAATCCTCTATATTTTTATTAGATGAGGCTAGAAAAATAATTCCACCTTTTTTGGAAGATAAAAAAAATGGAACAGATCCTCTATATAAATCATTAAGTTTTAAATTTTTGAAATCCATATCCCATTACCTCCCATATTTTATAGTGATATTATATCACAAAAAATCTTAACAAAATAAAAAGAACCGATTTTTATCGATTCTTTTTAAATAAAATTTTATTTTTATTAGAATGCTTTTACAACAGAACCGTTGTATTTTTCTTCTATGAAATCAGCAACTTTTTCAGATTGAAGAACTTTTATTAAAGTTTTTATCTCAGCTTTTTCTAAATCTTTTTCTCTTACAGCAACTATATTAGCATAAGGAGATTCTTTTCCTTCTAATACTAAAGCGTCTTTTGTAGGATTTAGGTTAGCTTCCATAGCGTAGTTACCATTTATTACAGCGAAGTCAACATCTTTTAAAACACGTGGAAGTTGAGCAGCTTCTAAAGATTTGAATTTTAATTTTTTAGGATTTTCAGCTATATCAAATTCAGTAGAGTAAAGATTTGTTGGATCAGCTAATTTTATAATTCCATTGTTGTGAAGAAGTATTAAAGCTCTTCCACCATTTGATGGATCGTTAGGTATAGCTACTGTAGCTCCTTTTTTTAATTCATCAAGTGATTTATGTTTTTCAGAGAAAAGTCCAAGTGGCTCTACGTGGATAGCTCCAGCAGATACAAGGTTTAATTTTCTTTCTTCAGCAAATTTTTGTAAATAAGGATAGTGTTGGAAAAAGTTAGCATCTAACTCTCCATCGTTTAATGCAAGGTTAGGAGTAACGTAGTCAGTAAACTCAACTATTTTAAGATCTATTCCCTCTTTAGAAAGCTCAGGTTTTATAGCTTCTAATATTTCAGCATGAGGTACAGGAGTAGCTCCTACTTTTAAAGTAGCTCCAAAAGAGTTAGCCCCTACTACAAATGAAAGTAAACCAGTTAAAGCAAATAATTTGAAATTTTTTGTCATTATGCACCATCTCCTTAAAAATTTATAAATGTTAAATATTTATTATCTGTTTTTTTTGACTCTATATACTAAATAGTTTCCAAAAGATTGAATAAG from Fusobacterium perfoetens includes these protein-coding regions:
- a CDS encoding MetQ/NlpA family ABC transporter substrate-binding protein, producing the protein MTKNFKLFALTGLLSFVVGANSFGATLKVGATPVPHAEILEAIKPELSKEGIDLKIVEFTDYVTPNLALNDGELDANFFQHYPYLQKFAEERKLNLVSAGAIHVEPLGLFSEKHKSLDELKKGATVAIPNDPSNGGRALILLHNNGIIKLADPTNLYSTEFDIAENPKKLKFKSLEAAQLPRVLKDVDFAVINGNYAMEANLNPTKDALVLEGKESPYANIVAVREKDLEKAEIKTLIKVLQSEKVADFIEEKYNGSVVKAF